One segment of Aquimarina sp. BL5 DNA contains the following:
- a CDS encoding LptF/LptG family permease — protein sequence MKILDRYILTTFLKTFFPLFIIIMFILLLQTIWLFISELAGKDLDFSVIIKFLTYATPRLIPMVLPLTILLTSIMIFGNFAENYEFAAMKSSGISLQRAMRTLSVFIFFVGIGAFLFSNTVIPNSERKFVNLRKNIVKVKPAMVITPNQFNDLGDINIRVSEKYGDNDQFIKDVIIHKKGVRAGNFTVIKATDGELKGSIDSDLITLVLNDGNYYDEIQQKSPKQRKKLPFAKTYFKQYVLNMDLSSLDNVDMDAQQYSKGYNMLNVNGLKNEIDTLSIQVNDEVKSTQDDVNRRNGFKELNRNLKIDTLKTTTIDTLDLINDRFNVRQKSQIYSLAFSNVDGVIRRIQTSKRTLEVKKRALNKYEMSLHDKYALGIACVLLFFVGAPLGAIIRKGGLGLPIVIGVVLFLTYHFIGIFAKNGAEEGGVPPFVGSWLSTFIIFPLSIFLTYRATRDRGFVSFDILIQPFRDFFKKRSKKKSKKKDLATSDIALMNEEHFDEEVDGTKYDLLVEYDTDKLKDIVKNYRQYDYDESYRNASLKILDERGISISNLKLKGELDNVDFDMAEKHYKDFDEYSVLTITLAFLSILVNLIVKIISKELSVETEIMLIIFNVLSNLGYLVFYILSFISHSRFYRLMKHMTEKPNYIFFYLGLPLYILIYFYYRNVIKEDMNKIR from the coding sequence GTGAAAATACTTGACAGATATATTCTAACGACTTTTTTAAAGACTTTTTTCCCACTCTTTATTATTATCATGTTTATTCTTTTATTGCAAACAATCTGGTTGTTTATCTCAGAGTTGGCAGGAAAAGATTTGGATTTTTCAGTGATAATAAAGTTTTTAACCTACGCTACACCTAGGTTAATACCGATGGTATTGCCACTTACGATTTTGCTTACTTCGATCATGATCTTTGGTAACTTTGCAGAGAACTATGAGTTCGCCGCAATGAAATCTTCAGGTATATCTTTGCAGAGGGCAATGAGAACTTTGTCAGTGTTTATCTTTTTCGTGGGAATTGGAGCATTTTTATTTTCTAATACAGTAATTCCCAATTCAGAAAGGAAGTTTGTTAACCTACGAAAGAATATAGTAAAAGTCAAACCTGCCATGGTTATTACTCCCAATCAATTTAATGATTTGGGAGACATAAACATACGGGTATCTGAAAAATATGGTGATAATGATCAATTTATTAAGGATGTAATTATTCATAAAAAAGGAGTTAGAGCTGGTAATTTTACTGTGATAAAAGCTACTGATGGAGAATTGAAAGGTAGTATTGATTCTGACTTGATTACACTGGTACTTAATGATGGAAATTACTATGATGAAATCCAACAGAAATCTCCTAAACAAAGAAAAAAATTACCATTTGCTAAAACCTATTTTAAACAGTATGTTCTTAATATGGACTTATCTTCTTTGGATAATGTAGATATGGATGCTCAGCAATATAGCAAGGGATATAACATGCTAAATGTAAATGGTCTTAAAAATGAAATAGATACATTATCAATCCAAGTAAATGATGAGGTTAAATCTACACAAGATGATGTAAATAGAAGAAATGGATTTAAAGAATTAAATAGAAATCTAAAAATAGATACCTTAAAAACAACAACGATTGATACATTAGATTTGATAAATGATCGATTTAATGTAAGACAGAAATCACAAATCTATAGTCTTGCATTTTCTAATGTGGATGGAGTTATTAGAAGAATACAAACATCTAAAAGAACGTTAGAAGTTAAAAAAAGAGCACTTAATAAATATGAGATGTCATTGCACGATAAATATGCGTTGGGTATTGCTTGTGTTCTGTTGTTTTTTGTTGGGGCTCCGTTAGGTGCAATTATTCGTAAAGGCGGATTAGGACTGCCAATTGTCATCGGGGTAGTACTTTTTCTTACGTATCATTTTATCGGAATTTTTGCAAAAAATGGTGCTGAGGAAGGCGGTGTTCCTCCATTTGTTGGATCTTGGCTTTCTACATTCATTATATTCCCTCTGAGTATATTTTTAACCTATCGCGCAACAAGAGATAGAGGCTTTGTCAGCTTCGATATTCTTATACAGCCTTTCAGAGATTTTTTTAAAAAGAGGTCTAAGAAGAAAAGTAAGAAGAAGGATTTAGCTACTAGTGATATAGCTTTGATGAACGAAGAACACTTTGACGAAGAAGTGGATGGAACTAAATATGATCTTTTGGTTGAGTACGACACAGATAAACTGAAAGATATTGTTAAAAACTATAGACAATATGATTATGACGAGTCGTACAGAAATGCTTCGTTAAAGATATTAGATGAAAGAGGTATTTCTATAAGTAATCTTAAGCTAAAGGGAGAGTTGGATAATGTTGATTTTGATATGGCTGAAAAGCATTATAAAGATTTTGACGAATATTCTGTTTTGACTATCACTTTAGCTTTCTTATCTATTCTTGTTAACTTAATCGTTAAAATAATTTCTAAGGAATTATCCGTGGAAACGGAAATAATGTTGATTATTTTCAATGTGTTAAGTAATCTTGGGTATTTAGTGTTTTATATTTTATCTTTTATAAGTCATAGCAGGTTCTATAGATTAATGAAGCATATGACTGAAAAACCTAATTACATATTTTTCTATTTAGGATTACCATTGTACATTTTAATTTACTTTTACTACCGTAATGTGATTAAAGAAGATATGAACAAAATCAGATAA
- the ribB gene encoding 3,4-dihydroxy-2-butanone-4-phosphate synthase, with the protein MSQVTETKNKFKLNTIQEAIDDIRQGKVIIVVDDEDRENEGDFLAAAEKATPEMINFMATHGRGLICTPITEQRCEDLKLNMMVDNNTDPMETAFTISVDLKGNGVTTGISASDRAKTVQALIDSETKSHELARPGHIFPLKAKEGGVLRRTGHTEAAIDFARLAGLKPAGVIVEIMNEDGTMARLPQLVEVAKKYDLKLVSIEDLVAYRMQHDSLIEKKEDFDIVTRFGKYRLRAYKQTTNNQIHIALTKGSWADNEPVLTRINSTLFNNDILGTLTNNADKRLDAMFTRINKEGKGAIVFINQESQSFNLINRLKALKEIQTGEEVVKAPKIVMDTKDFGIGAQILHDLNVHKLRLVSNTVQQKRVGMIGYGLEIVEYVNY; encoded by the coding sequence ATGTCACAGGTTACGGAGACCAAAAACAAATTCAAATTAAACACTATACAAGAAGCCATTGATGATATTCGTCAAGGAAAGGTGATCATTGTTGTTGATGATGAGGATAGAGAGAATGAAGGAGATTTTTTGGCAGCAGCCGAAAAGGCAACTCCAGAAATGATCAATTTTATGGCAACCCACGGACGTGGATTAATTTGTACTCCAATTACAGAACAACGTTGTGAAGACCTGAAATTGAATATGATGGTTGATAACAATACGGATCCTATGGAAACAGCATTTACGATTTCTGTAGATCTAAAAGGGAATGGCGTTACTACAGGTATTTCTGCTAGTGATCGTGCTAAGACTGTTCAAGCATTAATTGACTCAGAAACAAAATCTCATGAGTTGGCAAGACCAGGTCATATTTTTCCATTAAAAGCAAAAGAAGGTGGTGTTTTAAGAAGAACAGGTCATACTGAAGCGGCTATAGATTTTGCTAGATTAGCAGGGTTAAAACCAGCGGGTGTGATCGTAGAAATTATGAACGAAGATGGTACTATGGCACGCCTACCTCAATTAGTAGAAGTAGCTAAAAAATACGATCTTAAATTAGTTTCTATCGAAGACTTGGTTGCATACCGAATGCAGCATGATTCACTAATCGAAAAGAAAGAAGATTTTGATATAGTTACTCGTTTTGGTAAATACAGATTAAGAGCGTATAAACAAACTACGAATAACCAAATTCATATTGCATTAACAAAAGGAAGCTGGGCCGATAATGAACCGGTGTTAACACGTATTAATTCGACACTATTTAATAATGATATTTTAGGAACGCTAACTAATAACGCGGATAAGCGATTAGATGCTATGTTTACTCGAATTAATAAAGAAGGAAAAGGTGCAATTGTTTTTATTAATCAAGAAAGTCAATCTTTTAATTTAATTAATCGTTTAAAGGCTCTAAAGGAAATTCAAACTGGCGAGGAGGTAGTAAAAGCACCAAAAATAGTTATGGATACTAAAGATTTTGGTATTGGTGCTCAGATTTTACACGACCTTAATGTTCATAAATTACGATTGGTATCCAATACTGTACAACAAAAACGTGTAGGTATGATTGGATACGGATTAGAAATAGTAGAATATGTAAACTATTAG
- a CDS encoding DegT/DnrJ/EryC1/StrS aminotransferase family protein produces MPGFELFGAEEKKEVQDVLDNGVLMRYGFDGNRNGHHKALELEKDLASRMQTEFAQVVSSGTAALTVALASAGVGSGDEVIMPTFTFVASFEAILSVGATPILCDIDDTLTLDPKAVKKAITPRTKVVMPVHMCGSMADLKALKTLCDEHKLILLEDACQAIGGTYDNKPLGSYGDLGCFSFDYVKTITCGEGGGLITNSKEYAENAHKYQDHGHDHIGNDRGAETHPFLGYNYRLSELNAAVGIAQLRKLDHTLGLQEKNYTILRDALTPIPEVTFRRVPETGVESYAFLNIFLPTEDLARKVHKALGGHGVDACFYWFDNNWHYYRKWEHLLEPKSLNTLSAEQKIGLQKNNQSFDASDAWMGRTISCLIKIGWSESDVKERASKMIEALRSIL; encoded by the coding sequence ATGCCAGGATTCGAGCTATTTGGAGCTGAAGAAAAGAAAGAAGTTCAAGATGTATTAGACAATGGAGTTTTAATGCGTTACGGTTTTGATGGTAACCGGAATGGACATCATAAAGCTTTAGAATTAGAAAAAGATTTAGCTTCCAGAATGCAAACCGAATTCGCTCAGGTAGTATCAAGTGGAACAGCAGCATTAACTGTAGCATTAGCTTCTGCAGGTGTTGGATCAGGAGATGAAGTGATTATGCCTACTTTTACATTTGTTGCTAGTTTTGAAGCTATTTTATCTGTTGGTGCTACCCCAATTTTGTGTGATATTGATGATACTTTAACTTTAGACCCTAAAGCAGTAAAAAAAGCAATTACCCCAAGAACCAAAGTAGTTATGCCAGTACATATGTGCGGTTCTATGGCGGATCTAAAAGCATTGAAAACTCTTTGCGATGAACATAAGCTGATTTTATTAGAAGATGCTTGTCAAGCTATAGGAGGAACTTACGATAACAAACCACTAGGTAGTTATGGAGATTTAGGATGCTTTTCCTTTGATTATGTAAAAACGATTACTTGTGGAGAAGGTGGTGGCCTGATAACTAATTCTAAAGAGTATGCAGAAAATGCCCATAAGTATCAGGATCACGGACATGATCATATTGGGAATGATCGCGGTGCAGAAACACATCCATTCTTAGGATATAACTATAGACTATCTGAACTAAATGCAGCTGTAGGGATTGCTCAATTAAGAAAGTTAGACCATACTTTAGGTCTACAAGAAAAAAATTACACTATCCTTCGCGATGCGTTAACCCCTATTCCTGAAGTTACGTTTAGAAGAGTTCCAGAAACTGGGGTAGAAAGTTATGCTTTTTTAAACATATTCCTTCCTACTGAGGATTTAGCTAGAAAAGTACACAAAGCCCTTGGTGGACATGGAGTAGACGCCTGTTTTTATTGGTTTGATAACAATTGGCACTATTATAGAAAGTGGGAACACTTGTTAGAACCTAAATCACTCAATACGCTTTCTGCCGAACAAAAAATAGGGCTTCAAAAAAACAATCAATCCTTTGATGCAAGTGATGCCTGGATGGGAAGAACTATTTCGTGCCTAATAAAAATTGGCTGGTCCGAAAGTGATGTAAAAGAAAGAGCCTCAAAAATGATTGAAGCTCTACGAAGTATTTTATAA
- a CDS encoding thioredoxin family protein, translating to MKKVMLFISLIITSASFAQEDELHWLTDFESAKQVSKDSKKPILMYFTGSDWCAPCIMLHEDFFSTEKFKNQSQKVVLLKVDIPRRMDIISEEQLKANKKLLSKYNKQGGFPNIIALNHNGKVLSTQGSYSSSLRDPSRYFSFVTTIIDNY from the coding sequence ATGAAAAAAGTAATGCTGTTTATATCATTGATAATTACTTCAGCTTCATTTGCGCAAGAAGACGAATTACATTGGTTAACAGATTTTGAGAGTGCTAAACAAGTTTCTAAAGATAGCAAGAAACCTATCCTTATGTATTTCACTGGCAGTGATTGGTGTGCTCCTTGTATCATGCTTCACGAAGATTTCTTTTCCACCGAAAAGTTTAAAAATCAATCACAAAAGGTAGTTTTACTAAAGGTAGATATCCCTAGAAGAATGGATATAATTTCTGAAGAACAACTAAAAGCAAACAAAAAGCTGTTAAGTAAATACAATAAACAAGGTGGCTTTCCTAATATTATCGCGCTTAATCATAATGGCAAAGTACTTAGTACCCAAGGTTCTTATAGTTCTTCTTTACGAGACCCTAGTAGATACTTTAGTTTTGTAACCACTATTATTGACAACTATTAA
- a CDS encoding NAD(P)H-dependent oxidoreductase: protein MEIIQSLQWRYATKKFNNNRILPQEKIDILTEAFNLTATSYGLQPLKLVVLHNREVQKKLTEYSWNQQQVADASHVLVFCIENTVGEEYITKYFDNVKAIRNTSDEVLKPFREQLVDSFKNKPADEIANWASKQAYLAMGNLLTVCATEKIDACPMEGFIPEKYDEVLNLTQLGLNSVLVLPVGYRADDDMFAEFKKVRRSINETVIVL from the coding sequence ATGGAAATTATCCAAAGCTTACAATGGCGATATGCTACAAAAAAGTTTAATAACAATCGTATACTCCCTCAAGAGAAAATAGATATACTTACAGAAGCCTTTAACCTTACTGCTACTTCATACGGATTACAACCCTTAAAATTAGTTGTATTGCATAATAGAGAAGTTCAGAAAAAACTTACTGAATACTCCTGGAATCAACAACAGGTTGCAGATGCATCTCATGTGTTGGTTTTTTGCATTGAAAACACAGTTGGCGAAGAATACATTACGAAATATTTTGATAACGTAAAAGCAATAAGAAATACTTCTGATGAAGTACTTAAACCTTTTAGAGAACAACTCGTTGATTCTTTTAAGAACAAACCTGCAGATGAGATTGCCAATTGGGCCTCCAAACAAGCCTATTTGGCTATGGGTAATTTATTAACCGTATGCGCAACTGAAAAGATAGATGCCTGTCCAATGGAAGGTTTTATTCCCGAAAAATATGACGAAGTTCTTAATCTTACCCAACTTGGTCTAAATTCAGTTCTAGTACTGCCTGTAGGTTATCGCGCTGATGATGACATGTTTGCAGAGTTTAAAAAAGTAAGACGCTCTATTAATGAAACAGTAATTGTGTTATAG
- a CDS encoding acyl-CoA thioesterase, translated as MNTIDELIQKSETRIFKAVFPNTTNHYETLFGGTALQLMDEVSFICATRFSRKKVVTISTGKIDFEKPIPAGTIIELVAKIHEVGRTSCLVQVDIYKEEMYNYDREIAVSGMFKFVAIDNDKKPIPIIDG; from the coding sequence ATGAATACTATAGATGAATTGATCCAAAAATCGGAGACTAGAATCTTTAAAGCTGTTTTTCCTAATACTACCAACCACTATGAAACATTGTTTGGAGGAACTGCATTGCAACTCATGGATGAAGTTTCTTTTATATGCGCTACCCGTTTTAGTAGGAAAAAAGTAGTAACAATTTCTACAGGTAAAATTGATTTTGAAAAACCAATCCCTGCGGGTACAATTATAGAACTGGTTGCTAAGATTCATGAGGTTGGTAGAACCAGTTGTTTGGTACAGGTAGATATCTATAAGGAGGAAATGTATAACTATGATCGTGAAATAGCAGTTTCAGGAATGTTCAAGTTTGTTGCTATTGATAATGATAAAAAACCTATTCCTATTATAGATGGATAG
- the nhaC gene encoding Na+/H+ antiporter NhaC, giving the protein MESQNITPTDPQNEEIIENRELNIWEALIPIVALVGMLFYNVYFAFGDDALSGSNQFVLLLGAAVAAIVGFFNKVSYKQMMEEVARNVKSTTGALLILLMVGSLAGTWLISGIIPTMIYYGLQILNPTIFLAACVIICAIISIATGSSWTTSATVGIALIGIGDTLGISLGMTAGAVISGAYFGDKMSPLSDTTNLAPAMAGGELFSHIKYMTYTTVPTIVITLIIFIIIGFTLNTSGTPEISEQLAAIKSAFTISPWLFIVPMIVIGLIIKKTPPLIALLAGTLLGAVAAIIAQPDIVMNIAGSETLDFNSAYKGVMKAMTVDTAVETSSKELNDLFTAGGMSGMLGTIWLIVCAMVFGGVMDAIGALARISKALLSLFDTVFGLFASTVASCLALNVTASDQYLAIVVPGRMYAKAFKDKGLAPENLSRTLEDSGTVTSVLVPWNTCGAYQSGVLGVPVVDYFFFAIFNWLSPFMTLLFAAFRIKIKQLGDK; this is encoded by the coding sequence ATGGAAAGTCAAAACATCACTCCTACTGATCCCCAAAACGAAGAAATTATTGAAAACAGAGAATTAAACATTTGGGAAGCATTAATTCCAATTGTTGCGCTAGTAGGTATGTTGTTTTATAATGTATACTTCGCTTTTGGCGATGATGCACTAAGTGGTAGTAATCAATTTGTATTACTGCTGGGTGCCGCTGTAGCTGCCATAGTAGGTTTCTTTAATAAAGTGTCCTATAAACAAATGATGGAAGAAGTTGCTCGCAACGTAAAATCAACTACTGGAGCCTTACTTATACTATTAATGGTAGGTTCGTTAGCAGGTACTTGGCTTATTAGTGGTATTATACCCACAATGATTTACTATGGATTACAAATTCTTAATCCTACTATTTTTCTAGCTGCTTGTGTAATTATCTGTGCCATCATCTCTATAGCTACAGGTAGCTCCTGGACAACCTCTGCTACCGTAGGTATTGCATTAATTGGAATTGGAGACACATTAGGTATTTCATTAGGAATGACTGCTGGTGCTGTTATTTCTGGAGCATACTTTGGTGATAAAATGTCACCTTTATCTGATACCACAAACCTTGCTCCTGCTATGGCAGGAGGAGAATTATTTTCTCATATAAAATATATGACATACACTACGGTACCAACGATAGTGATCACGTTAATTATATTTATAATAATTGGTTTTACACTTAATACTTCTGGTACTCCCGAAATTAGTGAACAACTCGCTGCTATTAAAAGTGCATTTACAATATCACCTTGGTTATTTATTGTTCCGATGATTGTTATTGGGCTTATTATCAAAAAAACACCTCCTTTAATTGCCTTATTAGCTGGTACATTATTAGGTGCTGTTGCAGCAATTATAGCGCAACCAGATATTGTAATGAATATTGCTGGCAGTGAAACACTGGACTTTAACTCTGCATATAAAGGTGTTATGAAAGCTATGACTGTGGACACCGCCGTAGAAACCTCTAGTAAAGAATTAAATGACCTATTCACAGCTGGAGGAATGTCCGGAATGCTAGGTACCATCTGGTTAATCGTGTGTGCAATGGTCTTTGGTGGTGTTATGGATGCCATTGGAGCATTAGCCCGAATTAGTAAAGCCTTATTAAGCCTGTTTGATACTGTATTTGGGTTATTTGCTAGTACTGTTGCAAGCTGTCTAGCACTAAATGTTACTGCTTCTGATCAATATTTGGCAATTGTAGTACCAGGAAGAATGTATGCAAAAGCGTTTAAAGATAAAGGACTTGCTCCTGAAAATCTTAGTAGAACCTTAGAGGATTCTGGAACCGTAACTTCGGTGTTAGTTCCTTGGAATACCTGTGGAGCTTATCAAAGTGGCGTTTTAGGAGTTCCTGTTGTAGATTATTTCTTTTTTGCTATCTTCAATTGGCTGAGCCCTTTTATGACCCTTCTTTTTGCAGCTTTCAGAATAAAAATTAAGCAGTTAGGAGATAAATAA
- a CDS encoding type II CAAX prenyl endopeptidase Rce1 family protein, producing the protein MQSTFARGLELFFLFVLLPVSFLFSYPTPIKAGLTVTGFVYILFHLKRSGLLKIRFPDRMYWKPFWKETIIKLAIVIIITSLYVFWIAPDKLFSIVIKKPILWVVILFVYTFLSVWPQEIIYRTFFYDRYESLVKNKWLFIFINAVLFSLAHIFLRSFLVQLLTFLGGLLFAFTYQRTKSTTLVSIEHAIYGNWLFTVGMGEMLAFPGAD; encoded by the coding sequence ATGCAATCTACTTTTGCCCGAGGATTAGAGTTATTCTTTCTATTTGTACTACTCCCTGTTAGTTTTTTGTTTTCGTACCCTACGCCAATAAAAGCTGGATTAACGGTTACCGGCTTTGTTTATATTTTGTTTCACCTTAAGAGATCAGGACTTTTAAAAATTAGGTTTCCCGATCGGATGTATTGGAAACCGTTTTGGAAAGAAACTATTATTAAACTGGCTATTGTAATTATAATTACTAGTTTATATGTTTTTTGGATAGCTCCAGATAAATTGTTTTCTATTGTAATCAAGAAACCGATTTTGTGGGTTGTTATTTTGTTTGTTTACACCTTTTTATCTGTTTGGCCACAAGAGATTATTTATAGAACTTTCTTTTATGATCGATATGAGTCCCTGGTTAAGAATAAGTGGTTGTTTATTTTTATAAACGCAGTCCTTTTTTCATTGGCTCATATATTTTTAAGAAGTTTTCTAGTTCAGCTACTTACTTTTTTAGGAGGTTTATTATTTGCATTTACATATCAGAGAACAAAATCCACTACTTTGGTATCTATAGAACATGCAATTTATGGAAACTGGCTTTTTACAGTAGGAATGGGGGAGATGCTAGCATTTCCAGGAGCAGATTAA
- a CDS encoding non-canonical purine NTP diphosphatase: protein MKLVFATNNPNKLKEVKALVPPHIQLLSLEDIGCTEDIPETSPTIEGNAIQKARYLKETYGYDCFADDTGLEVDSLQGDPGVYSARYAGEAKDANANMDKLLDNLKKKKDRKAQFKTVIALHINGTLETFTGICSGTIAVQKKGDKGFGYDPIFLPDGYTETFAELPLEEKNSISHRAKAVNQLVKFLNN, encoded by the coding sequence ATGAAACTAGTATTTGCTACAAATAATCCTAACAAATTAAAAGAAGTAAAAGCTCTTGTTCCACCTCATATCCAATTACTAAGCTTAGAGGATATAGGCTGTACGGAGGATATTCCTGAAACATCTCCTACAATTGAAGGTAATGCTATACAAAAAGCTCGATATCTAAAAGAAACCTATGGATATGATTGTTTTGCCGATGACACAGGATTAGAGGTAGATAGCCTACAGGGGGATCCTGGTGTCTATTCTGCTCGTTATGCAGGAGAAGCTAAAGATGCTAATGCCAATATGGATAAACTTCTCGACAACCTAAAGAAAAAAAAAGATCGCAAAGCACAATTCAAAACAGTTATTGCTCTTCATATTAATGGTACGTTAGAAACATTTACCGGTATTTGCTCAGGAACTATAGCCGTTCAGAAAAAAGGAGATAAAGGATTCGGATACGATCCCATTTTTTTACCAGATGGATACACCGAAACATTCGCAGAGCTTCCACTAGAAGAAAAAAATAGCATCAGTCATCGAGCGAAGGCAGTAAATCAATTAGTGAAATTTTTAAACAATTAA
- a CDS encoding HAD family hydrolase, with product MEKSYKEYLKHITTFIFDFDGVLTDGTVIINTNGELLRTMNIKDGYALKTAVQQGFNLCIISGGKNEGVRKRLEGLEIKDIYLGAHHKVDQLNEYMTNKNIKIENVLYMGDDIPDLPVMKMVGLPTCPQDAVAEIKEVSKYVSFKKGGKGCVRDVIEQVLKVQGKWIENYDAKA from the coding sequence ATGGAAAAGAGTTATAAAGAATATTTAAAACATATCACCACTTTTATCTTTGATTTCGACGGTGTTCTTACGGATGGAACTGTAATCATTAATACTAATGGAGAGTTACTAAGAACTATGAATATCAAAGATGGCTATGCATTAAAAACTGCGGTTCAGCAAGGTTTTAATCTATGCATCATATCTGGTGGAAAAAATGAAGGAGTTAGAAAAAGATTAGAAGGTTTAGAAATTAAAGATATTTACCTGGGTGCGCATCATAAAGTTGATCAGCTAAACGAATATATGACCAATAAGAATATCAAAATCGAAAATGTATTATATATGGGCGATGATATTCCGGATTTACCAGTGATGAAAATGGTAGGATTGCCAACGTGTCCTCAAGATGCGGTTGCAGAAATAAAAGAAGTTTCTAAATATGTTTCCTTTAAAAAAGGAGGAAAAGGCTGCGTTAGAGATGTCATAGAACAAGTACTTAAAGTACAGGGGAAATGGATCGAAAATTATGATGCCAAAGCCTAA
- a CDS encoding Rossmann-like and DUF2520 domain-containing protein, whose product MITIVILGAGNVAKHLYTAFLNQKSVAIVQCYNRKGIQIHKDQEAATITNDLNDLKKADLYILAISDDAIAKVSSSLPFQNKLVVHTSGSVPINAIDNKNSRGVFYPLQTFSATKKVDYSKIPFCIEADQEKDVIILKNLASILSKKIYDISSGQRNVLHVAAVFVNNFTNYMFSVGNEICEENNIPFEILHPLIQETAKKIIEIEPDIAQTGPAIRKDVQTIDRHLEILKNDSQKQLYKMLTKAIQSKYGKEL is encoded by the coding sequence ATGATTACAATTGTTATCCTTGGTGCAGGAAATGTGGCGAAACATTTGTATACAGCTTTTTTAAATCAAAAATCTGTAGCAATAGTACAGTGCTATAACAGAAAAGGAATACAAATACATAAAGATCAAGAAGCTGCTACTATTACCAACGATCTAAATGACTTAAAAAAAGCCGACCTCTACATTTTAGCAATCAGTGACGATGCGATAGCAAAGGTATCGAGCTCCTTACCGTTCCAGAATAAATTAGTTGTTCACACTTCTGGAAGTGTACCAATAAACGCTATTGACAATAAAAATTCTCGTGGGGTTTTCTATCCATTACAAACATTTAGCGCAACGAAGAAGGTTGATTATAGTAAAATTCCGTTCTGCATTGAAGCCGATCAAGAAAAGGATGTTATTATTTTAAAGAATCTAGCTTCTATATTATCAAAAAAAATATATGATATCTCTTCTGGACAGAGAAATGTATTACACGTAGCAGCAGTGTTTGTAAATAACTTTACGAATTATATGTTTTCTGTAGGAAATGAGATTTGTGAAGAAAATAATATCCCTTTTGAAATTTTACATCCCTTGATTCAAGAAACTGCCAAAAAAATAATTGAAATAGAACCGGATATTGCTCAAACTGGACCTGCTATTCGCAAAGATGTTCAGACGATTGATCGACACCTAGAAATTCTAAAAAACGATTCACAAAAACAATTATATAAAATGCTTACCAAAGCAATACAATCTAAATATGGAAAAGAGTTATAA